From the Pseudarthrobacter sp. MM222 genome, one window contains:
- a CDS encoding VOC family protein has protein sequence MRLKMCSIHVKDPAAAHEFYTGILGFESLMALPEHNLYIVKDPPGTGSGSAGLLLEPSDNPIGAAYMNGLHDAGIPAIVFGVPDVRAEHKRLSAKGVIFQGEPSEGPGGTSVVMDDGCGNFVQLHQD, from the coding sequence ATGCGACTGAAAATGTGCAGTATCCACGTCAAGGATCCCGCGGCCGCCCACGAGTTTTACACGGGGATCCTCGGTTTTGAGAGCCTGATGGCCCTGCCCGAGCACAACCTCTACATCGTCAAGGATCCGCCCGGTACCGGGAGCGGGTCGGCAGGTCTGCTGCTGGAACCCAGCGACAACCCGATCGGCGCGGCCTACATGAACGGCCTCCACGACGCCGGGATTCCCGCGATCGTCTTTGGTGTTCCCGATGTCAGGGCCGAGCACAAGCGGCTCAGCGCAAAGGGCGTGATCTTCCAGGGCGAACCGAGCGAGGGGCCAGGGGGCACGTCCGTAGTGATGGACGACGGCTGCGGCAACTTCGTCCAACTGCACCAGGACTAA
- a CDS encoding DUF5997 family protein: protein MTSANSQSMKPATVAKKLGIYLPATPQEFQDSVITRADFAELQANPPEWLAELRRSGPHPRPVVAQKLNVSIAGLARGGVEEALTTAEITALLQAPPAWLVAERSTHAAVRAEAQRVKDDAAKKEAKKARAQAE, encoded by the coding sequence ATGACCTCTGCAAACTCCCAGTCCATGAAGCCGGCCACCGTTGCCAAGAAGCTTGGCATCTACCTGCCCGCAACACCCCAGGAGTTCCAGGATTCGGTCATCACCCGCGCCGATTTTGCCGAGCTCCAGGCCAACCCGCCGGAGTGGCTGGCGGAACTGCGCCGTAGCGGCCCGCACCCCCGCCCGGTGGTCGCGCAGAAACTGAACGTGTCCATCGCCGGCCTGGCCCGCGGCGGCGTCGAGGAAGCGCTCACGACGGCGGAAATCACCGCACTGCTGCAGGCTCCCCCGGCGTGGCTCGTGGCCGAGCGCTCCACCCACGCCGCCGTCCGTGCCGAGGCCCAGCGGGTCAAGGACGACGCCGCGAAGAAGGAAGCCAAGAAGGCTCGCGCCCAGGCCGAGTAG
- a CDS encoding LysR family substrate-binding domain-containing protein — translation MSAEDESPQTTDETADAPAEAAVRELRFAYVPGVTPGKWIRRWEERMPDVPLRSFMSDDGAQLAVLHDGSADLSFIRLPVDREGLNIIALYEEQPVVVAPKGHEISVFEEVALADLSVETMLDVQELGGPETALQVVASGAGLVILPMSVARHFNVKDTVARKLTGAPGTEIALAWPSDTTDEVIEEFIGIVRGRTAASSRQPSAQQEKPKREPKPDRRGPAVKKPKVAQRYAPNPDKGRGKGSRKKGKR, via the coding sequence GTGTCCGCAGAAGATGAATCCCCCCAGACTACAGACGAAACCGCCGACGCCCCGGCCGAGGCAGCGGTACGGGAGCTGCGCTTCGCCTACGTCCCCGGTGTGACCCCCGGCAAGTGGATCCGGCGGTGGGAAGAGCGGATGCCGGACGTTCCATTGCGCTCCTTCATGTCCGACGACGGCGCCCAGCTCGCGGTGCTGCACGACGGCTCGGCGGACCTCAGCTTCATCCGGTTGCCGGTGGACCGCGAAGGCCTGAACATCATCGCGCTGTACGAGGAGCAGCCAGTGGTCGTTGCGCCGAAGGGCCACGAGATCTCGGTGTTTGAGGAAGTGGCGCTGGCCGACCTGTCCGTGGAGACCATGCTGGATGTCCAGGAACTGGGTGGGCCAGAGACGGCCCTGCAGGTGGTGGCCTCCGGCGCCGGCCTGGTGATCCTGCCGATGTCCGTGGCGCGGCACTTCAACGTCAAGGACACCGTCGCCCGGAAGCTTACCGGCGCGCCCGGCACGGAGATTGCCCTGGCCTGGCCCAGCGACACCACTGATGAGGTGATCGAGGAGTTCATCGGGATCGTGCGGGGCCGGACGGCAGCGAGTTCCCGGCAGCCTTCCGCGCAGCAGGAGAAACCCAAGCGGGAGCCGAAACCGGACCGGCGCGGCCCAGCGGTCAAGAAGCCGAAGGTGGCGCAGCGGTACGCGCCGAACCCGGACAAGGGCCGCGGCAAGGGATCACGGAAAAAGGGCAAGCGCTAA
- a CDS encoding zinc ribbon domain-containing protein has translation MFLLFGFKTTTKELPGRPASCQYCHAFAHHHLEERSTRLTVFFIPVFTTSRSYRIACSNCGRTSSISARQKNTLVRR, from the coding sequence ATGTTCCTACTCTTCGGATTCAAGACCACAACCAAGGAGTTGCCGGGCCGGCCTGCGAGCTGCCAGTACTGCCATGCCTTCGCGCACCACCACCTCGAGGAGCGGTCCACCAGGTTAACGGTGTTTTTCATCCCGGTATTCACGACCTCCCGTTCCTACCGAATCGCGTGCTCCAACTGCGGGCGGACGTCCAGCATCAGTGCCCGCCAGAAGAACACCTTGGTCCGCCGGTAG
- a CDS encoding LacI family DNA-binding transcriptional regulator, with protein MGNSNDRRMPRLEDVAARAKVSHQTVSRVINSHPNVSKPTRERVEAAIAELGYRRNTAARSLVTRRTQTIGVLASELGQYGPANTLLGVQQAAREAGYFVSIAAIKGAGADAISDAVRHLADQGADGMIVIVPHAGTLQVLEELNLGVPVIVVGGAGEGRLSGAMVDQKLGARLAVAHLISLGHQRIGHVSGPLDWIDGQARVDGWHEELTDAGLTADLLVEGDWSAGSGYRIGLQLAEQRTATAVFVSNDQMALGLLRAFGEKDVRVPEDVSLVGFDDQPESAFFMPPLTTVRQDFEELGKRCMDLMRAQIEEGAAGGTRVVEPELVVRASTSPRAPDL; from the coding sequence ATGGGGAACAGCAATGACCGGCGAATGCCGCGACTCGAGGATGTCGCAGCCCGGGCCAAGGTCTCGCACCAGACGGTCTCCCGGGTGATCAACAGCCACCCGAATGTCAGCAAGCCGACGCGGGAACGGGTCGAGGCGGCGATCGCCGAGCTCGGCTACCGCCGCAACACCGCCGCCCGGAGCCTGGTGACCCGGCGGACCCAGACCATCGGCGTTCTTGCCTCCGAGCTGGGGCAGTACGGCCCGGCCAATACGCTGCTGGGGGTCCAGCAGGCCGCCCGGGAGGCCGGCTATTTCGTGAGCATCGCCGCCATCAAGGGGGCCGGAGCCGACGCCATTTCCGATGCCGTCCGCCACCTGGCGGACCAGGGCGCGGACGGCATGATTGTCATCGTGCCGCACGCCGGGACGCTGCAGGTGCTGGAGGAACTGAACCTGGGTGTTCCGGTGATCGTCGTCGGGGGCGCCGGGGAGGGACGCTTGAGCGGGGCCATGGTTGACCAGAAGCTCGGGGCGCGGCTGGCCGTGGCCCATCTGATCAGCCTCGGCCACCAGCGGATCGGCCATGTCTCCGGGCCGCTGGACTGGATCGACGGCCAGGCCCGCGTCGACGGATGGCACGAGGAGCTCACGGATGCCGGCCTCACCGCCGACCTCCTGGTGGAGGGCGACTGGAGCGCGGGCAGCGGTTACCGGATCGGACTGCAGCTGGCGGAACAGCGCACAGCCACAGCGGTCTTCGTCAGCAACGACCAGATGGCGCTGGGGCTGCTGCGGGCGTTCGGCGAAAAGGATGTCCGTGTGCCCGAGGATGTCTCGCTGGTCGGCTTCGATGACCAACCCGAATCCGCCTTCTTCATGCCGCCGCTCACCACCGTCCGCCAGGACTTTGAGGAACTCGGTAAACGCTGCATGGACCTGATGCGCGCGCAGATCGAGGAGGGTGCGGCCGGCGGCACGCGGGTGGTCGAACCCGAGCTCGTGGTTCGGGCCAGTACCTCACCCCGAGCCCCGGACCTTTAG
- the araB gene encoding ribulokinase codes for MDVSVDGTENFVIGVDYGTLSGRAVVVRVRDGQELGSGVFAYPHAVITDELPEDTAGDAGIRLPGEWALQVPNDYRDVLRYAVPAAIADAGINPAAVVGIATDFTACTMVPVKADGTPLNEVTEFARRPHAYVKLWRHHAAQAQADRINTLAAERGETWLPRYGGLISSEWEFAKGLQLLEEDPDCYAAMDHWVEAADWIVWQLCGNYVRNACTAGYKGIYQDGRYPSEEFLAALNPRFKDFVSTKLQHTIGRLGDAAGYLTAEAAAWTGLPEGIAVAVGNVDAHVTAPAARAVEPGQLVAIMGTSTCHVMNGAELHEVPGMCGVVDGGIVDGLWGYEAGQSGVGDIFGWFTQNGVPPEYHQAAAARGLGIHEYLTELAAGQAIGEHGLLALDWHSGNRSVLVDHELSGIVVGQTLATKPEDTYRALLEATAFGTRTIVDAFRDAGVPVKEFIVAGGLLKNELLMQIYADVTGLQLSTIGSSQGPALGSAIHAAVAAGHYPDIRAAAAAMGSEPGGVFTPVPENVAAYEALFREYRTLHDYFGRGTNEVMHRLKAIQRDAVRPLFPAGVSA; via the coding sequence ATGGACGTCTCAGTGGACGGAACTGAAAACTTTGTCATTGGCGTCGACTACGGCACCCTGTCCGGGCGTGCCGTCGTCGTCCGGGTCCGGGACGGCCAGGAGCTCGGCAGCGGCGTCTTCGCGTATCCCCACGCCGTTATCACCGACGAGCTGCCGGAGGACACTGCCGGTGACGCCGGCATCCGGCTTCCCGGGGAATGGGCCCTCCAGGTGCCCAATGACTACCGGGACGTCCTGCGCTACGCCGTTCCCGCCGCCATCGCGGACGCCGGCATCAACCCCGCCGCGGTCGTGGGGATCGCCACCGACTTCACCGCCTGCACGATGGTTCCGGTCAAGGCTGACGGCACCCCGCTGAACGAGGTGACGGAATTTGCCCGCCGGCCGCACGCGTACGTCAAACTGTGGCGGCACCATGCCGCGCAGGCGCAGGCGGACCGGATCAACACGCTGGCCGCCGAGAGGGGCGAGACCTGGCTCCCGCGCTATGGCGGACTGATCTCCTCCGAGTGGGAATTCGCCAAGGGCCTTCAGCTCCTTGAGGAAGACCCGGACTGCTATGCCGCCATGGACCACTGGGTGGAAGCGGCCGACTGGATCGTCTGGCAGCTCTGCGGCAACTACGTCCGCAACGCCTGCACGGCAGGCTATAAGGGAATCTACCAGGACGGCCGCTACCCCTCGGAGGAGTTCCTGGCCGCGCTGAACCCGCGGTTCAAGGACTTCGTGAGCACCAAGCTGCAGCACACCATCGGCCGGCTGGGTGACGCCGCGGGTTACCTCACCGCCGAAGCTGCCGCGTGGACCGGACTGCCCGAAGGCATCGCCGTCGCGGTCGGCAACGTTGACGCCCACGTCACGGCGCCGGCCGCACGGGCCGTGGAGCCCGGCCAGCTCGTGGCCATCATGGGCACCTCCACCTGCCACGTGATGAATGGCGCCGAGCTGCACGAAGTTCCCGGCATGTGCGGTGTGGTGGACGGCGGAATTGTGGACGGGCTTTGGGGCTACGAGGCGGGGCAGAGTGGAGTGGGTGACATCTTCGGCTGGTTCACCCAGAATGGCGTCCCGCCGGAATACCATCAGGCCGCAGCCGCCCGGGGCCTCGGCATCCACGAGTACCTCACGGAGCTCGCCGCGGGCCAGGCCATCGGCGAACACGGCCTCCTGGCCCTGGACTGGCACTCCGGCAACCGGTCGGTGCTGGTGGACCATGAGCTCTCCGGCATCGTGGTGGGCCAGACCCTGGCGACCAAGCCCGAGGACACCTACCGTGCGCTGCTGGAGGCCACCGCCTTCGGCACGCGGACCATCGTGGATGCCTTCCGCGACGCCGGCGTCCCCGTCAAGGAGTTCATCGTCGCCGGCGGCCTGCTGAAGAACGAGCTCCTGATGCAGATCTACGCCGACGTCACCGGCCTGCAGCTGTCCACCATCGGCTCCAGCCAGGGGCCGGCGCTGGGCTCGGCCATCCACGCGGCCGTGGCCGCCGGTCACTACCCGGACATTCGGGCCGCCGCCGCCGCGATGGGCTCCGAGCCAGGAGGCGTCTTCACCCCCGTCCCGGAAAACGTCGCGGCCTACGAGGCATTGTTCCGCGAGTACCGGACGCTCCACGACTACTTCGGCAGGGGCACCAACGAGGTCATGCACCGGCTTAAGGCGATCCAGCGCGACGCCGTCCGCCCGCTCTTTCCCGCCGGGGTGTCCGCATGA
- a CDS encoding L-ribulose-5-phosphate 4-epimerase translates to MSALLESIARIRGEVCALHTELTRYQLVVWTAGNVSARVPGYDLMVIKPSGVSYDDLRPELMVVTDLYGTPVNSLSAGADGATVAWTNPDLTPSSDTAAHAYVYRNMPEIGGVVHTHSTYATAWAARGEAIPCVLTMMGDEFGGPIPVGPFALIGDDSIGRGIVETLANSTSPAVLMQNHGPFTVGKDARSAVKAAVMCEEVARTVHVSRQLGEPLPIDEAQIDSLYARYQNVYGR, encoded by the coding sequence ATGAGCGCGCTGCTGGAATCCATCGCACGGATCCGCGGCGAGGTCTGCGCCCTGCACACCGAACTCACGCGCTACCAGCTGGTGGTCTGGACCGCAGGGAATGTGTCCGCGCGGGTCCCGGGCTATGACCTCATGGTGATCAAGCCGTCCGGCGTCTCCTACGACGATCTCCGTCCGGAGCTGATGGTGGTCACCGACCTCTACGGCACCCCGGTCAATTCCCTGTCCGCCGGAGCCGACGGCGCGACGGTCGCATGGACCAACCCGGACCTCACGCCGTCCTCGGACACTGCGGCGCACGCCTACGTGTACCGGAACATGCCCGAGATCGGGGGAGTGGTCCACACCCACTCCACGTACGCCACCGCCTGGGCCGCCCGCGGAGAAGCCATCCCGTGCGTGCTCACCATGATGGGCGACGAGTTCGGCGGCCCCATCCCGGTGGGCCCCTTCGCGCTGATCGGGGACGACTCGATCGGCCGCGGCATCGTGGAGACCCTGGCCAACTCCACCTCGCCGGCCGTGCTCATGCAGAACCACGGCCCCTTCACCGTGGGGAAGGACGCCCGCTCGGCCGTCAAGGCCGCCGTCATGTGCGAGGAAGTGGCCCGGACGGTCCACGTCTCCCGCCAGCTTGGTGAACCGCTGCCGATCGACGAGGCCCAGATCGACTCCCTGTACGCCCGCTACCAGAACGTCTACGGCCGCTAG
- the araA gene encoding L-arabinose isomerase: protein MTNANNTSLEQYEVWFLTGSQHLYGEDVLKQVAAQSQEIAAALNASSEVPVKLVWKPVLTDADAIRRTALEANSDDSVIGVTAWMHTFSPAKMWIQGLDLLRKPLLHLHTQANVELPWADIDFDFMNLNQAAHGDREFGYIQSRLGIPRKTVVGHVSNPEVSRQVGSWQRASAGWAAVRTLKLTRFGDNMRNVAVTEGDKTEAELRFGVSVNTWSVNELADAVHGAPEADVDTLVAEYERLYDVAPELKAGGPRHESLRYSARIELGLRSFLEANGSAAFTTSFEDLGALRQLPGMAVQRLMADGYGFGAEGDWKTAILVRAAKVMGAGLPGGASLMEDYTYHLVPGQEKILGAHMLEVCPSLTATKPRVEIHPLGIGGKEDPVRMVFDTDAGPGVVVALSDMRDRFRLVANAVDVVDLDEPLPNLPVARALWSPKPDFTTSAAAWLTAGAAHHTVLTTAVGMDVFEDFAEIARTELLTIDDGTTIRGFKKELAWNAAYYKLASGL from the coding sequence ATGACCAACGCCAACAACACCTCCCTTGAGCAGTACGAGGTCTGGTTCCTCACGGGCAGCCAGCACCTCTACGGCGAGGACGTCCTCAAGCAGGTGGCTGCGCAGTCACAGGAGATTGCCGCCGCCCTCAACGCCTCCTCCGAGGTGCCGGTCAAGCTGGTCTGGAAGCCCGTGCTGACCGACGCGGACGCCATCCGACGCACCGCGCTCGAGGCCAACTCGGACGACTCCGTCATCGGCGTGACCGCCTGGATGCACACCTTCAGCCCCGCCAAGATGTGGATCCAGGGACTGGACCTGCTGCGCAAGCCGCTCCTGCACCTGCACACCCAGGCCAACGTCGAACTGCCCTGGGCGGATATCGACTTCGACTTCATGAACCTGAACCAGGCCGCACACGGTGACCGCGAGTTCGGCTACATCCAGTCGCGCCTCGGCATTCCGCGCAAGACCGTCGTCGGGCACGTCTCCAACCCCGAGGTATCCCGCCAGGTCGGGTCGTGGCAGCGCGCCTCGGCCGGCTGGGCCGCGGTCCGCACCCTCAAGCTCACCCGTTTCGGTGACAACATGCGCAACGTCGCCGTCACCGAGGGGGACAAGACCGAGGCCGAACTGCGCTTCGGCGTCTCGGTGAACACCTGGTCCGTGAACGAACTCGCCGACGCCGTGCACGGCGCCCCGGAGGCCGACGTCGACACCCTCGTCGCTGAATATGAGCGGCTCTACGATGTGGCCCCCGAGCTCAAGGCCGGCGGGCCCCGCCACGAGTCGTTGCGCTACAGCGCACGGATCGAACTGGGCCTGCGCAGCTTCCTGGAAGCCAACGGCTCCGCCGCCTTCACCACCTCTTTCGAGGACCTCGGTGCGCTCCGCCAGCTGCCGGGCATGGCCGTCCAGCGGCTCATGGCCGACGGCTACGGCTTCGGGGCAGAGGGCGACTGGAAGACGGCCATCCTGGTCCGGGCGGCCAAGGTCATGGGCGCCGGACTGCCCGGTGGCGCCTCGCTCATGGAGGACTACACCTACCACCTCGTCCCGGGTCAGGAGAAAATCCTTGGCGCGCACATGCTGGAGGTCTGCCCCTCCCTGACCGCCACCAAGCCCCGCGTGGAGATCCACCCGCTCGGCATCGGCGGCAAGGAAGACCCCGTCCGCATGGTCTTCGACACTGACGCCGGCCCCGGCGTCGTGGTGGCCCTATCCGACATGCGCGACCGCTTCCGCCTCGTGGCCAACGCCGTGGACGTCGTGGACCTCGACGAGCCGTTGCCCAACCTGCCGGTGGCCCGCGCGCTCTGGTCGCCCAAGCCGGACTTCACCACCTCCGCGGCCGCCTGGCTGACGGCCGGGGCCGCCCACCACACGGTCCTGACCACCGCGGTTGGCATGGACGTCTTCGAGGACTTCGCCGAGATCGCCCGCACGGAGCTGTTGACGATTGACGACGGCACCACCATCAGGGGGTTCAAGAAGGAGCTGGCCTGGAACGCTGCCTATTACAAGCTGGCAAGCGGGCTGTGA
- a CDS encoding aldose 1-epimerase family protein yields MTEYGIRAGDYAATITARGAAVRELRHRERDLVVPFPAGGPNPDFRGVLVAPWPNRIPDGKYTFDGVDYRVPVNETGRGCALHGFTPELDWQLDSRTESALVLSCAIGPTPGYPFALALTAAYVLDGDGLHTTVAAANVGERTAPYGVCPHPYLLAGPAPLDEWSLKIPAWTFLEVTPDRLLPLATRPVAGHGYDFRAARAIGSTEIDHAFTDIVFDGDGPASVVVRDPGGTGAGISWDQGLPWLQLYTGDKEPPLPNRLGLAVEPMTCPPDAFNSGTDLVRLDPGASHKASWRIYAA; encoded by the coding sequence GTGACCGAATACGGCATCCGGGCGGGGGACTACGCCGCCACCATCACTGCCCGGGGGGCCGCCGTCCGCGAACTGCGGCACCGGGAACGGGATCTTGTTGTCCCGTTCCCGGCCGGGGGGCCAAATCCGGACTTTCGCGGCGTTCTCGTGGCACCCTGGCCCAACCGGATTCCGGACGGCAAGTACACCTTTGACGGGGTTGACTACCGGGTGCCGGTCAATGAAACCGGCCGCGGCTGCGCCCTGCACGGCTTCACCCCGGAGCTGGACTGGCAGCTGGACTCCCGGACGGAATCCGCCCTGGTGCTCTCCTGCGCCATCGGTCCGACGCCGGGGTACCCGTTTGCGCTGGCGCTCACCGCCGCGTATGTGCTGGACGGGGACGGTCTGCACACGACCGTCGCGGCAGCCAATGTGGGCGAGCGGACGGCGCCCTACGGGGTCTGTCCGCACCCCTACCTGCTGGCAGGACCTGCGCCGCTGGACGAATGGAGCCTGAAAATCCCCGCATGGACGTTCCTTGAGGTGACGCCGGACCGGCTGCTGCCGCTCGCCACCCGTCCCGTCGCAGGACACGGATACGACTTCCGCGCCGCCCGCGCCATCGGTTCCACTGAGATCGACCATGCCTTCACGGACATCGTGTTCGACGGCGACGGGCCGGCAAGCGTCGTCGTCCGGGATCCGGGCGGCACCGGCGCCGGGATCTCCTGGGACCAGGGCCTTCCCTGGCTGCAGCTCTATACCGGCGACAAAGAACCCCCGCTGCCCAACCGGCTGGGGCTGGCCGTGGAACCAATGACCTGCCCGCCGGACGCCTTCAACAGCGGCACGGACCTCGTGCGGCTCGATCCCGGAGCCTCGCACAAGGCGTCCTGGCGCATCTATGCCGCCTGA
- the chvE gene encoding multiple monosaccharide ABC transporter substrate-binding protein, with the protein MKIRKLLGAAAVVLAVTVGATGCGSRAGTASPSASADVAGALVGISMPTQTSERWIADGKNVSESVTKLGYKTDLQYANDDIPTQVAQIENMLTKGAKALIIAAIDGTTLTDVLAKAKEQNVKVIAYDRLINGTPNVDFYTTFDNYTVGVQQATSLLTGLGLVDASGNKVEGKGPFNVELFAGSPDDNNANFFWTGALDTLKPYLDAGTLKVPSGQTKFEQAAILRWQAPVAQKRMEDILTAAYSSGTKLDGVLSPYDGLSIGIISALTSTGGYAKGSLPVVTGQDAEKGSVKSITAGEQYSTIFKDTRQLGAQAVKMVDALLKGQEPEVNDTKTYNNKVKVVPAYLLKSVIITKENYKKELIDSGYYTEADVK; encoded by the coding sequence GTGAAGATCAGGAAACTCCTGGGCGCCGCTGCGGTCGTCCTCGCCGTGACTGTCGGAGCCACCGGCTGCGGCAGCCGGGCCGGCACGGCCTCGCCGTCCGCCAGCGCCGACGTTGCCGGCGCCCTCGTCGGAATCTCGATGCCGACCCAGACCTCGGAACGGTGGATCGCCGACGGCAAGAACGTCTCGGAGTCCGTGACGAAGCTCGGCTACAAGACCGACCTGCAGTACGCCAACGACGACATCCCCACCCAGGTGGCGCAGATCGAGAACATGCTCACCAAGGGCGCCAAGGCCCTCATCATCGCCGCCATCGACGGCACCACCCTGACCGACGTCCTCGCCAAGGCGAAGGAACAGAACGTCAAGGTCATCGCTTATGACCGCCTCATCAACGGCACTCCCAACGTCGACTTCTACACCACCTTCGACAACTACACGGTGGGCGTGCAGCAGGCCACGTCGCTGCTGACCGGCCTGGGCCTCGTCGACGCCAGCGGCAACAAGGTGGAAGGCAAGGGCCCGTTCAACGTGGAGCTCTTCGCCGGCAGCCCGGATGACAACAACGCCAACTTCTTCTGGACCGGCGCGCTGGACACCCTCAAGCCGTACCTGGACGCCGGAACCCTTAAGGTGCCCAGCGGCCAGACCAAGTTCGAGCAGGCTGCCATCCTGCGCTGGCAGGCACCCGTGGCCCAGAAGCGCATGGAGGACATCCTCACGGCGGCCTACAGCTCCGGCACCAAGCTCGACGGCGTACTCTCCCCGTACGACGGCCTCTCGATCGGCATCATCTCGGCGCTGACCAGCACGGGCGGCTACGCCAAGGGAAGCCTGCCGGTCGTCACCGGCCAGGACGCCGAAAAGGGTTCGGTAAAGTCCATCACCGCGGGCGAGCAGTACTCCACCATCTTCAAGGACACCCGCCAGCTCGGAGCTCAGGCCGTGAAGATGGTTGACGCCCTGCTGAAGGGCCAGGAGCCCGAGGTCAACGACACCAAGACCTACAACAACAAGGTCAAGGTGGTCCCCGCCTACCTGCTCAAGTCCGTCATCATCACCAAAGAGAACTACAAGAAGGAACTGATCGACTCCGGGTACTACACCGAGGCCGACGTCAAGTAG
- the mmsA gene encoding multiple monosaccharide ABC transporter ATP-binding protein — protein sequence MNTPILQMRGITKTFPGVKALQDVTLQVNRGEVHAICGENGAGKSTLMKVLSGVYPHNSFDGEILFENEPCNFSSISDSEKRGIVIIHQELALSPYLSIAENIYLGNEQATRGWVDWRKTNLEAAKLLARVGLSENPVTPVQQISVGKQQLVEIAKALSKEVKLLILDEPTAALNDEDSGHLLDLILHLKGQGVTSIIISHKLNEIRKVADAVTIIRDGKTIETLRLGDGEITQERIIRGMVGRDLESLYPDRTPRIGEEVLRIEDWSVRHPQDHSRMVVKNASINVRKGEVVGLAGLMGAGRTELAMSVFGRSYGTATSGKVFKHGTEINTSTVSAAIKHGIAYATEDRKRYGLNLIEDIKRNVSMAALRKLVKGGWVDKNQETVVANDYRKSMNIKAPSVAAITGKLSGGNQQKVVLSKWMFSDPDVLILDEPTRGIDVGAKFEIYTIIAKLAAEGKAVIVISSELPELLGICDRIYTLSAGHITGEVPIAEASQETLMHYMTKEKE from the coding sequence ATGAACACACCCATTCTTCAAATGCGAGGAATCACCAAGACCTTCCCCGGCGTGAAGGCTCTCCAGGACGTCACCCTGCAGGTGAACCGCGGCGAGGTCCACGCCATCTGCGGCGAAAACGGCGCCGGAAAATCCACCCTGATGAAGGTGCTGTCCGGTGTCTACCCGCACAATTCCTTCGACGGCGAGATCCTCTTCGAAAACGAACCCTGCAACTTCTCCAGCATCAGCGACAGCGAGAAGCGCGGAATCGTCATCATCCACCAGGAACTGGCGCTGAGCCCGTACCTGTCCATTGCGGAGAACATCTACCTCGGCAACGAACAGGCCACGCGCGGCTGGGTGGACTGGCGGAAAACCAACCTGGAGGCCGCGAAGCTCCTGGCCCGGGTGGGCCTGAGCGAAAACCCGGTCACCCCCGTCCAACAGATCAGCGTGGGCAAGCAGCAGCTGGTGGAAATCGCCAAGGCGCTCTCGAAGGAGGTCAAGCTCCTCATCCTCGATGAGCCGACGGCGGCCCTCAACGATGAGGACTCCGGCCACCTGCTGGACCTGATCCTGCACCTCAAGGGCCAGGGCGTCACGAGTATCATCATCAGCCACAAGCTCAACGAAATCCGCAAAGTGGCGGACGCTGTCACCATCATCCGCGACGGCAAGACCATCGAGACGCTGCGCCTGGGCGACGGCGAGATCACCCAGGAACGCATTATCCGCGGAATGGTGGGCCGGGACCTGGAAAGCCTGTATCCGGACCGGACCCCCCGGATTGGCGAGGAGGTCCTAAGAATCGAGGACTGGTCCGTGCGGCACCCGCAGGACCACAGCCGGATGGTGGTCAAGAACGCAAGCATCAACGTCCGCAAGGGAGAAGTGGTGGGTCTGGCCGGGCTGATGGGCGCCGGCAGGACGGAGCTGGCCATGAGCGTCTTCGGGCGCAGCTACGGCACGGCGACCTCCGGAAAAGTCTTCAAGCACGGAACTGAAATCAACACCTCGACCGTTTCCGCCGCCATCAAGCACGGAATCGCCTATGCCACCGAGGACCGCAAACGCTACGGCCTGAACCTCATCGAGGACATCAAGCGAAACGTGTCCATGGCCGCTCTCCGGAAGCTCGTTAAGGGCGGCTGGGTGGACAAGAACCAGGAAACCGTCGTAGCCAACGACTACCGGAAAAGCATGAACATCAAGGCCCCGTCGGTCGCGGCCATCACGGGCAAACTGTCCGGCGGCAACCAGCAGAAAGTCGTGCTGAGCAAGTGGATGTTCTCCGACCCGGACGTGCTCATCCTCGACGAACCTACCCGCGGGATCGACGTCGGCGCGAAATTTGAGATCTACACGATCATCGCGAAGCTGGCGGCGGAAGGAAAGGCGGTCATCGTGATCTCCTCCGAGCTGCCCGAGCTGCTGGGAATCTGCGACAGGATCTACACGCTGTCCGCCGGGCACATCACCGGTGAAGTCCCGATCGCGGAAGCATCCCAGGAAACCCTCATGCATTACATGACCAAAGAGAAGGAATAG